The Gemmatimonadota bacterium genome has a segment encoding these proteins:
- a CDS encoding oligopeptide transporter, OPT family codes for MPPKELTLRALVLGALLTFVFTAANVYLGLKVGLTFASSIPAAVISMAILSAVKDSSILENNIVQTVASAAGTLSAIIFVLPGLVIVGWWTGFPFWESFLICLSGGVLGVLFTIPLRRALVTTSDLPYPEGVAAAEVLKVGSGARGEAGTDAGEAKEGLRAVVLGSVASAGLAIIGATRIAATELAGYFGVGAAASSGYSVAWSLALLGAGHLVGISVGMAMLTGLVIAWGIAVPWLTSITPIADGVELAAHTSTIWRTQVRFIGAGAIAVAAIYTLARLSRPVLGGLIATLSPSRAVSSVPDTERDISPPWIIALTAACIAIAAWLAWSFASSTVLASSAVSLTLVAAPFVLIIGFLIAGICGYMAGLIGASNSPISGVGILSIVACASLVAMVVPATPESSPALVAFALFVTSIVFACATISNDNLQDLKTGQLVGASPMRQQIALIVGVAAGAAVIPSVLNLLAKAYGFAGAANIGVVAPNPLPAPQATLISALAQGVIGGTLQWNMIGIGALLGVGLIAFDATMGAMKKLRIPPLAVGLGIYLPMSATFAVVVGAVISRWYEGRAKAMPNPDRAERLGTLVASGLIVGESLWGVLNAGLIVALASDAPIALVSHDFGLAPWLGIAGFIAAITWLYGWMLRRSAAVTAR; via the coding sequence ATGCCTCCCAAAGAACTCACCCTGCGCGCCCTGGTTCTCGGCGCACTCCTGACGTTCGTCTTCACGGCAGCCAACGTCTACCTCGGCCTCAAGGTCGGGCTCACGTTCGCCTCGTCTATTCCCGCCGCGGTGATCTCGATGGCGATCCTGAGCGCCGTGAAGGACTCGTCGATCCTCGAGAACAACATCGTGCAGACCGTCGCCTCGGCGGCGGGCACCCTGTCGGCGATCATCTTTGTCTTGCCCGGCCTGGTGATCGTGGGCTGGTGGACCGGGTTCCCGTTCTGGGAGTCGTTCCTGATCTGCCTGAGCGGCGGTGTGTTGGGCGTGTTGTTCACGATCCCGCTGCGTCGCGCGCTCGTGACCACGTCCGACCTGCCGTACCCGGAAGGGGTCGCGGCGGCTGAGGTGCTCAAGGTCGGTTCGGGCGCGCGCGGTGAGGCGGGGACCGATGCGGGCGAGGCGAAGGAAGGACTTCGCGCCGTGGTGCTCGGGTCCGTCGCGTCTGCGGGGCTCGCCATCATTGGGGCGACCAGGATCGCGGCCACTGAGTTGGCGGGGTATTTCGGCGTGGGCGCCGCCGCGTCGAGCGGGTACAGCGTGGCGTGGTCTCTCGCCCTGCTCGGGGCCGGCCACCTGGTGGGGATCTCGGTCGGGATGGCGATGCTCACTGGGCTGGTGATCGCCTGGGGAATCGCGGTTCCCTGGCTCACGTCGATCACGCCGATCGCCGATGGTGTTGAGCTGGCGGCGCACACGAGCACGATCTGGCGGACCCAGGTGCGGTTCATTGGTGCGGGCGCGATTGCGGTCGCGGCCATCTATACGTTGGCACGGCTTTCCCGCCCGGTGCTTGGCGGCCTCATCGCCACGCTGTCCCCGTCTCGGGCCGTGTCGTCCGTGCCCGACACCGAACGCGACATCTCACCCCCGTGGATCATCGCGCTCACGGCAGCGTGCATTGCGATTGCGGCGTGGCTGGCGTGGAGCTTCGCGAGTTCTACCGTCCTCGCGTCCAGCGCGGTATCGCTCACCCTGGTGGCCGCGCCCTTTGTGCTCATCATCGGGTTCCTGATCGCCGGGATCTGCGGCTACATGGCCGGACTGATCGGCGCGTCCAACTCCCCGATTTCCGGCGTGGGCATCCTGTCGATTGTTGCGTGTGCCTCGCTGGTCGCCATGGTCGTACCGGCCACCCCGGAGTCCTCGCCGGCGCTGGTCGCCTTTGCGTTGTTTGTCACGTCGATCGTGTTCGCATGTGCGACAATCTCCAACGACAACCTGCAGGACCTCAAGACCGGGCAGCTGGTGGGCGCCTCGCCGATGCGGCAGCAGATCGCGCTCATCGTGGGCGTCGCCGCGGGCGCCGCCGTGATCCCGTCGGTGCTGAACCTGCTGGCCAAGGCGTACGGCTTCGCGGGTGCGGCGAACATCGGCGTGGTGGCACCGAATCCCCTTCCCGCGCCTCAGGCCACGCTCATCTCGGCGCTGGCGCAGGGGGTGATCGGCGGCACCCTGCAATGGAACATGATCGGGATCGGGGCGCTGCTCGGCGTCGGTTTGATCGCGTTTGATGCGACCATGGGTGCGATGAAGAAGCTGCGCATCCCGCCGTTGGCCGTTGGCCTCGGGATCTACCTGCCGATGTCCGCGACCTTTGCGGTCGTCGTCGGGGCGGTGATCTCGCGCTGGTACGAGGGGCGCGCGAAGGCCATGCCGAACCCGGATCGCGCCGAGCGGCTGGGGACGCTGGTGGCGTCGGGACTGATCGTGGGGGAGAGCTTGTGGGGCGTCCTGAACGCCGGGTTGATCGTCGCCCTCGCCAGCGACGCACCCATTGCCCTCGTCAGCCACGACTTCGGCCTCGCCCCCTGGCTCGGGATCGCCGGTTTCATCGCAGCCATCACGTGGCTCTACGGCTGGATGCTCCGCCGGTCCGCAGCCGTGACCGCTCGCTAG
- a CDS encoding GcvT family protein — MPPVPSHARAVVIGGGVIGCSTAYHLAQMGCRDVVLLERHQLTAGTTWHSAGLMVTFGSTSETSTEFRKYTRDLYARLEAETGLSTGFRPVGFIEVASDTDRLEEYRRVSTFNRYCGVDVHEISPAEVQELFPLARTDDLLAGFYVKEDGRVNPVDVTMALAAGARKHGATILEGVAVTGIISANGSVQGVRTTAGDITCEMVINCAGAWGRELGLQAGVNIPLQAAEHYYLLTEEIPGISKTWPVLEDPASYGYIREEGGGLMIGLFEPICAPWRIDGMPTDFAFGEIPPDWDRVGPYLEQAMKRVPVSMTTGVRKLFCGPESFTPDLKPCLGEAPELRGYFVAAGLNSIGILTGGGVGRAMAHWMLTGRPDCDMTAFHLDRLHRYQATPDYRRTRTVESLGLVYQTHYPNRAMTTARGAKRSPIHERLAARGAWFKDVSGWEGADWYTADGTPPEQEPFTFGRPRSWNNWKDEHEACRTGVILMDMSFMAKFLVQGRDAGRVLNWISANNVDGAAGRTTYTQWLNEGGTLEADLTVTKLELGFTGVAGDQAYLVVASDTAHRHALTWLRRHTPDDAHCVATDVTSAYAQVNIQGPRSRELLQRLVATDLSNAAFPFRTAREVDLGFARVLIVRITYLGELGYELYIPTEQAVHVYDLLVEAGRDLGLRHAGLKALASLRMEKGYRDYGHDIDNTDSPLEVGLGFAVDLKKPGGFLGKDAVLAKREAGIAKQLVQVLLQDPEPLLYHAEVVRRNGVAMGYVRAASYGHTLGGAVGLAFIERANHTIDQDWLDAGGWDVEVNGARYPARVSLSPMYDPAMTRIKA, encoded by the coding sequence ATGCCACCTGTACCTTCTCACGCGCGCGCCGTCGTCATCGGCGGCGGCGTTATCGGCTGCTCGACCGCCTACCACCTCGCCCAGATGGGGTGCCGCGACGTCGTACTCCTGGAGCGACACCAGCTCACCGCCGGCACCACATGGCACAGCGCCGGCCTCATGGTCACCTTCGGGTCGACCTCCGAGACCTCGACCGAATTCCGGAAGTACACCCGCGACCTCTACGCGCGACTCGAGGCCGAGACGGGCCTCTCCACGGGATTCCGTCCAGTCGGGTTCATCGAGGTAGCCAGCGACACCGATCGCCTGGAAGAGTACCGCCGGGTCTCCACGTTCAACCGCTACTGCGGGGTGGACGTGCACGAGATCTCGCCCGCCGAGGTGCAGGAGTTGTTTCCGCTCGCCCGCACCGACGACCTGCTCGCCGGCTTCTACGTGAAGGAAGACGGCCGGGTGAACCCGGTCGACGTCACGATGGCCCTGGCGGCGGGGGCGCGGAAACACGGGGCCACCATCCTGGAAGGCGTGGCCGTCACCGGGATCATCTCGGCAAACGGTTCTGTGCAGGGGGTCCGCACCACGGCCGGTGACATCACCTGCGAGATGGTGATCAACTGCGCCGGCGCCTGGGGGCGTGAGCTGGGGCTCCAGGCCGGGGTCAACATCCCGCTGCAAGCCGCGGAGCACTACTACCTCCTCACCGAGGAGATCCCCGGGATCTCGAAGACGTGGCCTGTGCTGGAAGACCCGGCCTCGTACGGGTACATCCGCGAAGAAGGCGGCGGATTGATGATCGGACTGTTCGAGCCGATTTGTGCCCCGTGGCGCATTGACGGAATGCCGACCGACTTCGCCTTCGGCGAGATCCCACCCGACTGGGACCGCGTCGGGCCCTACCTCGAACAGGCGATGAAGCGCGTCCCGGTCTCCATGACGACCGGCGTGCGCAAGCTCTTCTGCGGCCCGGAATCGTTCACCCCGGACCTCAAGCCCTGCCTCGGCGAGGCCCCCGAACTGCGCGGCTACTTCGTGGCGGCCGGCCTGAACTCGATCGGGATCCTCACCGGGGGCGGCGTCGGCCGCGCGATGGCGCACTGGATGCTCACCGGCCGGCCGGATTGCGACATGACCGCGTTTCACCTCGACCGGTTGCATCGCTACCAGGCGACGCCGGACTACCGCCGCACCCGCACCGTCGAATCGTTAGGCCTGGTCTACCAGACGCACTACCCCAACCGCGCGATGACCACCGCGCGGGGCGCCAAGCGGAGCCCCATTCATGAACGGCTCGCCGCGCGCGGGGCCTGGTTCAAGGACGTGAGTGGATGGGAGGGGGCCGACTGGTACACCGCGGATGGCACGCCGCCAGAGCAGGAACCGTTCACGTTCGGACGCCCACGCTCGTGGAACAACTGGAAGGACGAGCACGAGGCCTGCCGCACCGGCGTGATCCTCATGGACATGTCGTTCATGGCGAAGTTCCTCGTGCAGGGCCGCGACGCCGGCCGGGTCCTCAACTGGATCTCCGCCAACAATGTGGACGGCGCCGCCGGGCGCACGACGTACACCCAGTGGCTCAACGAAGGCGGCACGCTGGAAGCCGACCTCACCGTCACCAAGCTCGAGCTCGGCTTCACCGGGGTCGCCGGTGACCAGGCGTACCTCGTGGTCGCGTCCGATACCGCCCACCGGCACGCCCTCACCTGGTTGCGTCGCCACACCCCCGACGACGCGCACTGCGTCGCGACCGACGTCACCAGCGCGTACGCACAGGTCAACATCCAGGGTCCGCGCTCGCGCGAGTTGCTCCAGCGACTGGTCGCCACGGACCTGTCCAACGCCGCCTTCCCGTTCCGCACGGCGCGCGAGGTCGACCTGGGCTTCGCTCGGGTGCTCATCGTACGCATCACCTACCTCGGCGAACTCGGGTACGAACTGTACATCCCGACGGAGCAGGCGGTGCATGTGTATGACCTGCTCGTGGAGGCCGGCCGCGACCTCGGGCTCCGCCACGCGGGCCTCAAGGCTCTCGCGAGCCTGCGGATGGAGAAGGGCTACCGCGACTACGGACACGACATCGACAACACCGATTCACCGCTCGAGGTTGGCCTGGGCTTCGCGGTCGACCTCAAGAAGCCCGGCGGGTTTCTCGGGAAGGATGCGGTCCTCGCCAAGCGCGAGGCCGGCATAGCCAAGCAACTCGTGCAGGTCCTGCTGCAGGACCCCGAACCACTGCTGTACCACGCCGAGGTCGTGCGGCGGAATGGGGTGGCCATGGGGTATGTCCGCGCGGCGTCGTACGGACACACGCTGGGTGGTGCGGTCGGGCTCGCGTTCATCGAGCGGGCCAATCACACCATCGACCAGGACTGGCTCGACGCCGGCGGCTGGGATGTCGAGGTGAATGGCGCGCGCTATCCGGCCCGGGTCTCGCTCTCGCCGATGTATGACCCGGCGATGACGCGTATCAAGGCCTGA
- a CDS encoding cytochrome c, with protein sequence MRPAPQVATPRLRFWLATAWVPAAAVVLGAAVRPADAHVPDGKRTLGASPDSSAVTFTRDVASIIQKNCQLCHSPGGIGPMPLLTFEHVRRNGPLIKQMVQAREMPPYQYDTHVGIQKLQHDWRLSDGDIATVVRWVDAGMPMGDPADMPPATKLPAAGEYRLAAEYGPPDLIVKAKKYTVPAMGQDRWWRPSVPSGVTSDRCIKAIETLPSVAGRSVTHHANSIFVPGNSNVQPDEAGGGGPGSVRLSEYALGKIGEVVPPDACRIAPAGSNVLFDIHYYPNGKEVVDDQVEVGIWFHPPEVTPKTHYRQTLGLYALQSGSGDFEIEPRGTLMTQGFHRFNTPVRIDSWQPHGHLHLVAKRLEVLYPDGRRETLSMVSNWNPGWHHSHVYAEDVAPLLPAGTVMINTAWYDNTDKNPFNPDPDQWVGIGDRTADEMSHAWIAVTQLDEAGYQKLLAKRPKK encoded by the coding sequence ATGAGACCCGCCCCACAGGTCGCTACTCCCCGCCTTCGCTTCTGGCTGGCGACCGCCTGGGTCCCCGCGGCCGCAGTGGTCCTCGGTGCCGCGGTGAGGCCCGCCGACGCGCACGTCCCCGACGGCAAGCGCACCCTCGGAGCTTCACCGGACTCCTCGGCCGTCACTTTCACCCGCGACGTCGCCTCGATCATCCAGAAGAACTGCCAGCTCTGCCACTCGCCCGGCGGGATTGGCCCGATGCCCCTGCTCACCTTCGAGCACGTGCGACGCAACGGGCCGCTGATCAAGCAGATGGTCCAGGCCCGCGAGATGCCGCCGTACCAGTACGACACGCATGTCGGCATCCAGAAGCTGCAGCACGATTGGCGCCTCTCCGACGGCGACATTGCCACGGTGGTGCGATGGGTCGACGCGGGGATGCCGATGGGCGACCCGGCCGACATGCCGCCGGCAACCAAACTTCCCGCAGCTGGCGAGTACCGGCTCGCCGCCGAGTACGGTCCGCCGGACCTCATCGTGAAGGCCAAGAAGTACACCGTGCCGGCGATGGGCCAGGATCGCTGGTGGCGGCCCTCCGTGCCCTCAGGCGTCACGAGCGACCGTTGCATCAAGGCGATCGAGACCCTGCCGAGCGTGGCCGGTCGCTCGGTGACCCACCATGCGAACTCGATCTTCGTCCCCGGCAACTCCAACGTGCAGCCCGACGAGGCCGGCGGTGGGGGACCTGGGAGCGTCCGCCTGTCCGAGTACGCCCTGGGGAAGATCGGGGAAGTCGTGCCACCGGATGCATGTCGCATCGCCCCGGCGGGCTCCAACGTGCTGTTCGACATCCACTACTACCCGAACGGCAAGGAGGTCGTGGACGACCAGGTGGAGGTTGGCATCTGGTTCCACCCGCCGGAGGTCACACCAAAGACGCACTATCGGCAGACCCTCGGGCTCTACGCGCTCCAGAGCGGCTCCGGGGATTTTGAGATCGAGCCGCGTGGCACCCTCATGACCCAGGGGTTCCATCGCTTCAACACCCCGGTGCGCATCGATTCCTGGCAGCCGCATGGACACCTGCACCTCGTCGCGAAACGTCTTGAGGTGCTGTATCCCGACGGGCGTCGCGAGACCCTCAGCATGGTGTCCAACTGGAACCCGGGCTGGCACCACAGCCACGTGTACGCCGAGGATGTGGCGCCGCTGCTGCCCGCGGGAACGGTGATGATCAACACGGCGTGGTACGACAACACGGACAAGAATCCGTTCAACCCGGACCCGGATCAGTGGGTCGGGATTGGGGACCGCACGGCCGACGAGATGAGCCACGCCTGGATTGCGGTGACGCAACTCGATGAGGCGGGCTATCAGAAGCTCCTCGCCAAGCGGCCGAAGAAGTGA